A stretch of the Eulemur rufifrons isolate Redbay chromosome 20, OSU_ERuf_1, whole genome shotgun sequence genome encodes the following:
- the LOC138400720 gene encoding LOW QUALITY PROTEIN: progonadoliberin-2 (The sequence of the model RefSeq protein was modified relative to this genomic sequence to represent the inferred CDS: inserted 1 base in 1 codon) encodes MGTKLPPADSPRVAALPPQHGVCCLERRHHSWESSPATASSRLGPVLLLLPPAXEPSKAQHWSHGWYPGRKQFSSSPQDPESALRPPAGSPAQTARSLPSDALTSPKDRVPWEGRTMAQWFPPQEAAPGTDTGQGAIC; translated from the exons aTGGGGACAAAATTACCCCCTGCTGATAGCCCTAGAGTGGCTGCACTGCCCCCTCAGCATGGGGTCTGCTGCTTGGAGAGGAGACACCACTCCTGG GAGAGCAGCCCTGCCACGGCCAGCTCCAGGCTAGGCccggtgctgctgctgctgccacccg CTGAACCCTCAAAGGCTCAGCACTGGTCCCATGGCTGGTACCCTGGAAGAAAGCAATTCTCCAGCTCACCCCAAGACCCTGAAAGTGCCCTTAGGCCCCCAG CAGGCAGCCCAGCCCAGACTGCCCGTAGCCTCCCAAGTGATGCCCTGACTTCCCCCAAGGACAGAGTGCCCTGGGAGGGCAGGACCATGGCCCAGTGGTTCCCACCGCAGGAAGCAGCACCTGGTACGGATACTGGG CAGGGTGCCATCTGCTAG
- the MRPS26 gene encoding small ribosomal subunit protein mS26 translates to MLRALSSLGARPRCRPPALLLLPARGRKTRHDPQAKSKVGRVKTPPLVDPAEFFVVTQRYQQYRQTVRALRLEFVSEVRKKVHEARAGVLAERKALEDAAEHRELMAWNEAENRRLHELRIERLQREAREREQQQAEEQARKAREAQAWVELKEQEVLQLQEEAKNFITRENLEARVEEALDSPKSYNWAVTREGLVVRPQHKGS, encoded by the exons ATGCTGCGCGCGCTGAGCAGCTTGGGCGCGCGGCCCCGGTGCCGTCCCCCAGCCTTGCTGCTGCTGCCCGCGCGGGGCCGGAAGACCCGCCACGACCCGCAGGCCAAGTCTAAGGTCGGGCGCGTGAAGACGCCGCCCTTGGTGGACCCTGCGGAGTTCTTCGTGGTGACGCAGCGTTACCAGCAGTACCGCCAAACCGTGCGCGCCCTCAG gctggagttcgtGTCCGAGGTGCGGAAGAAGGTGCACGAGGCCCGAGCCGGGGTCCTGGCGGAGCGCAAGGCCCTGGAGGACGCCGCCGAGCACCGGGAGCTGATGGCCTGGAACGAGGCGGAGAATCGGCGGCTGCACGAGCTGCG GATAGAGAGGCTGCAGCGCGAGGCGCGCGAGCGGGAGCAGCAACAGGCCGAGGAGCAAGCCCGCAAGGCCCGAGAGGCGCAGGCCTGGGTGGAGCTCAAGGAACAAGAAGTGCTGCAGCTGCAG GAAGAGGCGAAAAACTTCATCACCCGAGAGAACCTGGAGGCGCGGGTGGAAGAAGCGCTGGACTCCCCAAAGAGCTACAACTGGGCCGTCACCAGAGAGGGGCTGGTGGTCAGACCACAGCACAAGGGCTCCTAG